A window of the Hordeum vulgare subsp. vulgare chromosome 5H, MorexV3_pseudomolecules_assembly, whole genome shotgun sequence genome harbors these coding sequences:
- the LOC123452283 gene encoding alpha-galactosidase-like: protein MHISGSLARSSHTYSRAHRDRDREGVLSLSLSAMARAAAPLLPFFFLLLSSTSPAANGQKNRLGLTPQMGWNSWNHFGCKIDEATIQKIADAMVDTGLAKLGYEYINLDDCWAAYNRDSQGNLVANASTFPSGMRALADYMHKKGLKLGVYGDAGLRTCSKLMPGSLGYEDQDARTFAAWGIDYLKYDNCNNQNISPLTRYNRMSEALMNSGRDIFFSLCEWGVDEPATWAGSMANSWRTTEDIKNTWESMTDNIDKSNKWAPYAGPGGWNDPDMLEVGNGGMTTEEYRSHFSIWALVKAPLVLGCDISSMTPETKEILSNQKVIAVNQDKLGVQGLKVQQDEDLEVWAGRLSGDRVALVLWNRGPTEASITASWSNIGLSPSAVVDAHDLWTDEVTSSVQGNLKKTVASHACKMYVLTPK from the exons ATGCATATAAGCGGATCACTGGCGAGATCGAGTCACACGTACTCACGCGCGCACAGGGACAGGGACAGGGAaggggttctctctctctctctctctgccatgGCGAGAGCGGCGGCACCCTtgctccccttcttcttcctcctcttgtcGTCGACATCGCCGGCGGCCAATGGCCAGAAGAATCGTCTTGGCTTGACTCCCCAGATGGG GtggaatagctggaaccacttcgGCTGCAAGATAGACGAGGCGACCATCCAAAAAATCG CTGATGCCATGGTGGATACTGGTCTTGCGAAACTGGGGTATGAGTATATCAACTTAG ACGACTGTTGGGCAGCTTATAACAGGGACTCCCAG GGCAATCTAGTTGCAAATGCATCGACATTTCCATCAGGAATGAGGGCCTTAGCAGATTATATGCACAAGAAAGGGCTGAAGCTCGGAGTCTACGGCGATGCAGG ACTGCGAACTTGCAGCAAGCTGATGCCCGGTTCGCTAGGATACGAAGACCAAGATGCGAGAACTTTTgcagcttgg GGGATTGACTACTTGAAGTATGACAACTGCAACAACCAAAACATCAGCCCACTAACAAG ATATAACAGGATGAGTGAAGCCCTTATGAATTCTGGAAGGGACATTTTCTTCTCCCTTTGCGAATG GGGTGTGGACGAGCCAGCGACATGGGCAGGAAGCATGGCAAACAGCTGGAGGACAACAGAAGACATCAAGAACACATGGGAAAG CATGACGGACAACATTGACAAGAGCAACAAGTGGGCACCTTATGCAGGGCCTGGTGGATGGAATG ACCCAGACATGCTGGAAGTAGGAAACGGGGGGATGACAACAGAAGAGTACCGGTCTCATTTCAGCATATGGGCTCTAGTCAAG GCTCCTCTGGTGCTTGGCTGTGATATCAGCTCAATGACCCCTGAAACCAAGGAAATCCTCAGCAATCAGAAAGTCATTGCAGTTAATCAAG ACAAACTTGGGGTACAAGGGCTCAAAGTGCAACAAGATGAAGATCTAGAA GTTTGGGCTGGTCGCTTAAGTGGAGATAGAGTTGCTCTTGTGCTGTGGAACAGGGGACCTACTGAAGCATCTATTACTGCTAGTTGGAGCAACATTGGTCTAAGCCCATCAGCTGTTGTAGATGCTCATGATCTGTGGACA GATGAGGTTACATCATCAGTGCAAGGAAACCTGAAGAAAACAGTGGCTTCTCATGCTTGCAAgatgtatgtgttgaccccaaaaTAG
- the LOC123452282 gene encoding AP2-associated protein kinase 1-like, with amino-acid sequence MWRPFRQLMPKEHSGPSGGLEGRTIDVGNVKVHVREAIAEGGFSCVYLARDLTNPAKHYALKHVIVQDKESLDLVHKEITVMRALKGHPNVVTLVAHTILDMGRGREALLLMEFCERSLVSALDARGTAGFYDDEQVALIFRDICNAVFAMHCQTPPVAHRDLKAENVLLGADGAWKLCDFGSVSTNHKCFDKPEERGIEEDIIRKHTTPAYRAPEMWDLYRREVISEKVDIWALGCLMYRICYLKSAFDGESKLQILNGNYRIPELPKYCSSITSLIEEMLQSSPDARPDITQVWFRVNELLPLELQKDLPDGSPSGSAFELQITEHEGPSASPSRDNVRNTPPKGPSSLRLQAPTESKGSVGAFWSTQHAQELAFADNKGSALDQEPIYDGTAKQPQAKNQNTAQNTYRQSLSASVDSSPGDFEIRFSPNGSEYGLEKTQNSKTDNKTSTQTAIFSSFVADFDNVKVISEDNASSLNTTSKLKEQQLEAEVTLLKEQLKIANLEKEEISLKFDRLSAICSSQRREIQELKQALAIASAAAPVKELKENLKAEFSPPSTSLDTPPREKIAGTPPELRQGLFTSSPGTPSPDLKPWSAFPEEPKAQAAVKSAHPRSVRTLRASNSNKAGSLSQSKTNSGADPFAFGQDSFKAVPSGTVPSEILNLGNASQSLNTLKADVKKDEPYQPAGWTGF; translated from the exons ATGTGGAGACCGTTCAGGCAGCTCATGCCCAAAGAGCATTCTGGCCCTTCTGGCGGCCTCGAGGGCCGAACCATCGACGTCGGCAATGTGAAGGTGCACGTCCGGGAAGCCATTGCCGAGGGTGGGTTCTCGTGCGTGTACCTCGCCCGTGACCTGACCAACCCGGCGAAGCACTACGCCCTCAAGCACGTCATTGTCCAGGACAAGGAGTCGCTGGACCTGGTGCACAAGGAGATCACCGTGATGAGGGCGCTCAAGGGGCACCCTAACGTGGTCACGCTTGTCGCGCACACCATACTGGATATGGGCCGTGGGAGGGAGGCGCTTCTGCTGATGGAGTTCTGCGAGAGATCGCTGGTTTCTGCCTTGGACGCTAGAGGTACTGCAGGGTTCTATGATGACGAGCAGGTTGCTCTCATCTTCCGGGATATTTGCAATGCGGTCTTCGCGATGCACTGCCAGACACCGCCTGTTGCTCACAG GGATCTAAAGGCTGAAAATGTGCTTCTTGGTGCTGACGGGGCTTGGAAATTGTGTGATTTTGGTAGTGTATCAACAAATCATAAGTGTTTTGATAAACCAGAGGAGAGGGGCATTGAAGAAGATATCATCAGAAAGCATACAACTCCTGCTTATAGGGCTCCGGAG ATGTGGGACTTGTACAGGAGGGAAGTTATTAGTGAGAAAGTAGATATATGG GCTCTTGGATGTCTCATGTATAGAATCTGCTACTTAAAATCAGCTTTTGATGGAGAATCGAAGCTCCAGATACTCAATGGGAACTATCGTATCCCTGAATTACCAAAGTACTGTTCTTCCATTACAAGTCTGATCGAAGAGATGCTCCAGTCGTCTCCAGATGCCAGACCAGACATTACACAG GTATGGTTTCGTGTTAATGAGTTACTTCCTTTGGAGCTGCAAAAAGACTTACCTGATGGATCCCCATCTGGATCAGCATTTGAATTGCAAATTACTGAGCATGAAG GACCCTCTGCATCACCTTCAAGAGACAATGTGAGAAATACACCTCCGAAAGGTCCTTCCAGTTTGAGGTTACAAGCTCCCACGGAGAGTAAGGGTTCTGTAGGTGCATTTTGGTCAACTCAGCATGCACAAGAACTAGCTTTTGCGGATAATAAGGGGTCAGCTCTAGATCAAGAGCCCATATATGATGGCACAGCAAAGCAACCTCAGGCAAAGAACCAGAACACAGCACAGAATACATACAGACAGTCTCTTTCTGCATCTGTTGATAGTTCTCCTGGGGATTTTGAAATTAGGTTTTCTCCAAATGGTTCAGAATATGGTCTAGAGAAGACCCAAAATTCTAAAACAGATAACAAAACCAGTACACAGACTGCCATTTTTAGCTCCTTTGTGGCGGACTTTGATAATGTTAAGGTGATCTCAGAGGACAATGCCAGTAGTTTAAATACGACAAGTAAATTGAAAGAACAACAGCTGGAGGCCGAAGTAACTTTACTCAAGGAGCAATTGAAGATAGCAAACTTGGAGAAGGAAGAAATTTCACTGAAGTTTGATAGATTATCAGCCATTTGCTCCTCTCAGAGGCGGGAGATACAGGAGCTTAAACAAGCCCTAGCCATAGCTTCTGCAGCAGCACCAGTTAAGGAGTTGAAAGAAAATTTGAAGGCTGAATTCTCCCCACCCAGCACAAGCCTTGACACTCCG CCAAGGGAGAAGATTGCAGGAACCCCGCCAGAGCTCCGGCAAGGTCTATTTACATCAAGTCCAGGGACACCAAGCCCAGATCTGAAGCCATGGTCAGCTTTTCCTGAAGAGCCGAAAGCTCAAGCAGCTGTAAAAAGTGCCCACCCGAGGTCGGTCCGAACTTTAAGGGCATCAAACAGCAACAAAGCTGGCTCGCTTAGTCAATCAAAAACAAACTCTGGTGCCGACCCTTTTGCCTTCGGCCAAGATAGCTTTAAGGCTGTACCTTCTGGCACTGTGCCTTCTGAGATATTAAATTTGGGGAATGCTTCTCAGTCCCTCAACACTCTGAAGGCCGATGTGAAGAAAGATGAACCCTACCAACCCGCTGGATGGACTGGGTTTTAA